The following are encoded in a window of candidate division WOR-3 bacterium genomic DNA:
- a CDS encoding SIMPL domain-containing protein (The SIMPL domain is named for its presence in mouse protein SIMPL (signalling molecule that associates with mouse pelle-like kinase). Bacterial member BP26, from Brucella, was shown to assemble into a channel-like structure, while YggE from E. coli has been associated with resistance to oxidative stress.), whose protein sequence is MDIKFSTEKWLPSLILSLGMVVSSLVVSSTLYKIKRMDNTITVTGSAKTRVISDQVRWTISISRISPTLSEGYSQMAKDLSKIKEFLNKNGIQEKEVEVTQIYTSQPWLYTERADRMYYQFNQSIIVSSMEVDKVLSVAEKIYSLVPEGVNITASNLEFYYSKLPELRVSLLNDAMIDAKQRATMIAKSTGRRVGKVKSAKMGVVQVMAPNTIQISDYGTYNTESREKEVMITVQATFYLK, encoded by the coding sequence TTGGATATTAAATTTTCAACGGAAAAGTGGCTTCCTTCCCTCATTTTAAGCTTAGGAATGGTTGTGTCCTCTTTAGTAGTATCCTCTACCCTCTATAAAATCAAAAGGATGGACAATACCATAACCGTTACAGGTTCAGCAAAGACGAGGGTAATCTCCGACCAGGTGAGATGGACCATCAGCATATCGCGAATCAGCCCCACCCTAAGTGAAGGTTACTCTCAGATGGCAAAGGACCTATCAAAGATCAAAGAATTCCTTAATAAGAACGGCATTCAGGAAAAGGAGGTCGAGGTTACCCAAATTTATACAAGTCAACCCTGGCTCTACACCGAGAGGGCCGATAGGATGTACTATCAGTTCAATCAAAGCATCATAGTCAGTTCTATGGAAGTTGACAAAGTTTTATCCGTCGCTGAGAAGATTTACAGCCTTGTCCCTGAGGGTGTCAATATCACAGCAAGTAATTTAGAGTTTTACTATTCAAAACTTCCTGAGCTCAGGGTCTCCCTTCTTAACGACGCTATGATTGACGCAAAACAACGTGCAACAATGATTGCAAAGAGCACGGGCAGGAGGGTGGGAAAGGTAAAATCTGCAAAGATGGGAGTGGTCCAAGTAATGGCACCCAATACAATCCAGATTTCCGACTATGGGACTTATAACACAGAATCGAGAGAAAAGGAAGTTATGATTACCGTTCAAGCCACCTTTTACCTTAAATAA
- the purB gene encoding adenylosuccinate lyase — protein MIERYSIPEIRDIFKEENKYKKWVEIELTHLQVLEEEGLIPQGSYSEVAEKVKDIDYVEFAKRAKEIEKEVDHDVIAFLIALEERVGDKGRYLHFGLTSSDVVDTANALMLKEALEKVIKELDSLIEEVKKKAVEYKYFPIMGRTHGVFAEPTSLGLKFLYFYSELLRARSRLVVALNEISVGKISGAVGNYVYLSPDIEEKILKRLNLKPEGVSTQIVPRDRHAFMMSQIAILASSLERFATEIRLLQRTEVNEIMEPFGKGQRGSSAMPHKRNPIKSERVCGLARLLRGYLIPALENIPLWHERDISHSSNERYIFEDALCTLFYVIRLMKGIVEGLVVNREKIEENLRKYGDFYYSQALLLALVKKGLPRKDAYEIVKRVSHKSFDEGVGLREMVLSDAELGKIFTPQEIDEIFKTDFLRNVDEVYRRFGLS, from the coding sequence ATGATTGAGAGGTATTCCATTCCAGAAATCAGGGATATTTTTAAGGAGGAGAATAAGTATAAAAAGTGGGTTGAGATTGAACTCACTCACCTTCAGGTTTTGGAGGAGGAAGGCCTTATCCCGCAGGGCAGTTACTCCGAAGTTGCGGAGAAGGTAAAGGATATCGACTACGTAGAGTTTGCAAAGAGAGCCAAGGAAATCGAGAAGGAAGTGGATCATGACGTGATTGCCTTCCTTATAGCCCTTGAAGAAAGGGTAGGAGATAAAGGTCGCTACCTCCACTTCGGTCTCACCTCCAGTGATGTGGTGGATACTGCCAATGCGCTGATGTTGAAGGAGGCTTTGGAAAAGGTTATAAAGGAACTGGATAGCCTCATTGAAGAAGTAAAGAAGAAGGCTGTTGAATATAAGTATTTTCCCATTATGGGAAGAACCCATGGGGTTTTTGCTGAGCCGACGAGCCTTGGCCTTAAATTTCTCTATTTTTACTCAGAGCTTTTAAGGGCAAGGAGCCGTTTAGTGGTGGCCCTGAATGAGATTTCCGTAGGGAAAATTTCCGGGGCTGTTGGGAACTATGTTTACCTTTCTCCAGATATAGAGGAGAAGATTCTTAAAAGGCTTAATCTGAAGCCCGAAGGGGTATCGACCCAGATTGTGCCGAGGGACAGGCATGCCTTTATGATGTCACAGATTGCCATCCTTGCCTCCTCCCTCGAGAGATTTGCTACAGAAATAAGACTTCTTCAGAGAACGGAAGTCAACGAGATTATGGAACCCTTTGGCAAGGGTCAGAGGGGCTCCTCTGCGATGCCTCACAAGAGAAATCCTATAAAATCTGAGAGGGTTTGTGGCCTTGCGAGACTTTTAAGGGGCTACCTTATTCCTGCCCTGGAAAACATCCCGCTATGGCACGAAAGGGATATTTCTCACTCTTCCAACGAGAGATACATCTTTGAAGACGCCCTTTGTACGCTTTTCTATGTTATCAGGCTAATGAAGGGTATCGTTGAAGGCCTTGTAGTAAATAGAGAGAAAATTGAGGAAAATCTCAGAAAGTACGGCGATTTTTACTACTCACAGGCACTTCTTCTTGCCCTCGTGAAAAAGGGGCTCCCCAGAAAGGATGCCTACGAGATTGTAAAGAGGGTATCCCACAAATCCTTTGATGAAGGCGTGGGCCTCAGAGAAATGGTTCTCTCAGATGCAGAACTCGGCAAAATATTTACACCGCAAGAAATCGATGAGATCTTTAAGACGGATTTCCTCAGAAACGTAGATGAAGTTTACAGGAGATTTGGCCTTAGCTGA
- a CDS encoding MjaI family restriction endonuclease has translation MGDLRQLGRPDNNGPGKNHYSDSRQMEEVEDNSIGLIVTSPPYWHIKDYGSEGQIGYGQSLHEYLKLYTKITEVIRAEICEVSGEDCINYICDLLINRTFEGFKTEVETIYKLLERELSVKIKPAPDEWDRLYNSPTIRRPRYTNGKSGSAVLIRTLKKKFGGKVFIKSSLRLFATSCNQH, from the coding sequence ATGGGAGATTTACGACAATTAGGACGACCAGATAACAATGGACCGGGCAAAAATCATTATAGCGATAGCCGACAAATGGAAGAAGTTGAAGACAACAGTATAGGACTTATTGTCACATCGCCACCATACTGGCATATAAAAGATTATGGAAGTGAAGGGCAAATAGGATATGGGCAATCACTTCATGAATACTTAAAACTTTACACCAAAATTACTGAGGTTATAAGGGCCGAAATCTGTGAAGTATCAGGAGAGGATTGTATAAATTACATATGCGACCTTCTGATAAACAGAACCTTTGAAGGGTTTAAGACTGAGGTGGAGACAATTTACAAACTTTTAGAAAGAGAGTTAAGTGTTAAGATAAAACCAGCACCCGATGAGTGGGATAGACTTTACAACTCACCTACAATCAGACGCCCGAGATACACAAATGGAAAGAGTGGCTCGGCCGTACTCATAAGAACTTTGAAAAAAAAGTTCGGAGGGAAAGTATTCATAAAAAGCTCCTTAAGGTTATTTGCAACTTCCTGTAATCAGCATTAA
- a CDS encoding extracellular solute-binding protein — protein sequence MQFISLFLFAQLTILHAGSLSAMMDELAKKFKEETGIVINRRAGGSLFLANLIREKRVEWDIFFSADYNIISDLKGTFCDTLYPFASNELVVAFTKTSKYSNEINENNWFRILSRSGLRIGRSDPEQDPCGYRVLLLFKILKTKYGDTLVQKIMANSSEKNVRPKAAEVANLLEIGELDYAFLYINEALTRNLNFIELKDSLNFGNPKLQGYYRQFRITLKSGKIVQGDPIVYAFCINKNSKRKKEIEIFLNFWAKHGNELLKKYNFKSL from the coding sequence ATGCAATTTATTAGCCTTTTTCTGTTTGCCCAGCTCACCATTCTTCATGCCGGGTCCTTATCAGCCATGATGGATGAGTTAGCGAAGAAATTCAAAGAGGAAACCGGTATCGTGATTAACAGAAGGGCTGGAGGAAGCCTCTTTCTTGCCAATTTGATAAGAGAAAAAAGGGTAGAATGGGATATCTTTTTTTCTGCAGACTATAACATCATTTCCGATTTAAAGGGCACTTTTTGTGATACTTTATACCCTTTTGCATCCAATGAACTGGTAGTTGCCTTCACTAAAACGAGTAAATACAGCAATGAAATTAACGAAAATAACTGGTTCCGAATCCTTTCAAGGAGCGGACTCCGAATCGGGAGGTCGGACCCAGAGCAGGACCCCTGTGGTTACAGAGTTCTCCTTCTTTTCAAAATTCTCAAAACAAAATATGGAGATACCCTTGTTCAAAAGATAATGGCCAACTCCTCTGAAAAAAACGTGAGACCAAAGGCAGCAGAAGTAGCCAATTTACTGGAAATCGGGGAACTGGATTACGCCTTTCTCTACATAAATGAAGCCTTAACGAGAAATTTAAATTTTATAGAGCTCAAAGATTCGCTTAATTTTGGAAACCCAAAACTTCAAGGCTATTATCGGCAATTCAGGATCACCCTAAAAAGTGGAAAAATCGTTCAGGGTGACCCTATTGTTTATGCCTTCTGCATTAACAAAAACTCGAAAAGGAAAAAGGAAATTGAAATCTTTCTAAATTTCTGGGCAAAGCATGGCAATGAATTACTGAAAAAGTATAACTTCAAGAGCCTGTAA
- the tsaD gene encoding tRNA (adenosine(37)-N6)-threonylcarbamoyltransferase complex transferase subunit TsaD, with protein sequence MIVLGIETSCDETAVGIVNNEYKVLINLSKTHLEHSVFGGVVPEIASRMHTKLILPMTEEALKRANLNFDNIDGIAVTYGPGLVGSLLVGLAFAKSLAYFFNKPFIGINHLEAHMFSIFLNKRLPEEPYLFLIVSGGHTELVLMERPGKYKFLGGTVDDAAGEALDKFAKMVGLPYPGGPIIDKLSQTGDPNFYRFPRAKVEGLNFSFSGLKTAALYLIKEKGEQFVKENLNNLCASYQEAVVDMLLEKVKRAIEQTGVKNLGVVGGVSMNSRLRKIFTEALKGIKVEFPEPQFTVDNGTMVAAVGVFYLEKGKRDEFNLPADPSLIFS encoded by the coding sequence ATGATTGTTCTTGGAATTGAAACATCCTGCGACGAAACGGCGGTAGGAATCGTTAATAACGAATACAAAGTATTGATAAACCTTTCGAAGACCCACCTTGAACACAGCGTTTTTGGCGGCGTAGTCCCCGAAATCGCCTCAAGAATGCACACAAAATTGATTCTCCCTATGACCGAAGAGGCTTTAAAAAGAGCCAACTTAAATTTTGATAACATAGATGGAATCGCTGTTACTTACGGGCCTGGACTTGTGGGTTCACTCCTCGTGGGACTTGCCTTTGCCAAATCCTTAGCATACTTTTTCAATAAACCCTTCATTGGCATCAACCATTTAGAAGCCCATATGTTTTCAATATTTTTGAACAAGAGACTTCCCGAAGAACCCTACCTTTTTCTCATCGTTAGTGGTGGACACACGGAACTGGTACTTATGGAAAGGCCAGGCAAGTATAAATTTCTTGGTGGCACTGTAGATGATGCAGCGGGGGAAGCCTTGGACAAATTCGCAAAGATGGTGGGATTACCATACCCCGGTGGTCCTATAATCGACAAACTTTCTCAGACAGGAGACCCCAATTTTTACCGATTCCCAAGAGCAAAGGTAGAAGGCTTGAACTTCAGTTTTAGTGGCCTTAAAACGGCAGCCTTATACCTCATAAAAGAAAAAGGTGAGCAATTCGTGAAAGAAAATCTGAACAATCTTTGTGCCTCTTACCAGGAGGCTGTAGTCGATATGCTTCTTGAAAAGGTTAAAAGGGCCATCGAACAAACAGGCGTGAAAAACCTCGGAGTCGTTGGTGGAGTAAGTATGAACTCGCGACTCAGGAAGATCTTCACCGAGGCATTAAAGGGCATCAAAGTTGAATTTCCAGAGCCTCAATTCACAGTGGACAACGGAACTATGGTGGCAGCGGTCGGGGTATTTTATCTCGAAAAAGGCAAAAGGGACGAATTCAATTTGCCCGCAGACCCTTCACTAATCTTCAGCTAA
- a CDS encoding amidohydrolase, with protein MIVLIGGKIFTGEEFIENGAIFIENGKIVKVLRRKRIPKNAEIINLKGKYILPGLIDPHTHIGMRDEGAPRDYSDINEATDPATPHLYAIDAYNPQDPAVGKALKSGVTTVFITPGSANPIGGIGSVIKLKNAPISEIIVKKEAGLKMALGENPKLTYREKKTFPSTRMATAAVIREWFTKAKRYGEEKRKKERDLKLENILKALRKEIPCRIHCHSVQDIETALRLHEEFGFEMILEHASDAPLVAEKLKGKVKGIVVGPLFGVSSKPESKNLSFENPARLSTYGIPVAITSDHPFNALYHLNLYAAMSFKEGLDEITAFKAITSTPAEFLGVADRVGYIRKGNDADIVVFNGHPFDVMSRVEMVFVDGVRVV; from the coding sequence ATGATCGTCCTTATTGGAGGGAAAATCTTTACCGGCGAAGAATTCATTGAAAACGGGGCAATTTTCATTGAAAATGGAAAAATCGTAAAGGTTTTAAGAAGGAAACGAATACCGAAAAATGCCGAAATAATAAACCTTAAAGGTAAATACATCCTTCCCGGTTTAATCGACCCGCATACTCACATCGGAATGAGAGATGAGGGAGCTCCGAGGGATTATTCTGACATAAACGAGGCTACTGACCCTGCCACTCCTCATCTCTATGCGATCGACGCCTATAATCCGCAGGACCCAGCTGTTGGAAAGGCCTTGAAAAGCGGTGTGACAACGGTTTTCATTACCCCCGGCAGCGCAAACCCCATAGGAGGGATTGGTTCTGTTATAAAACTCAAAAACGCACCTATTTCAGAAATCATTGTGAAAAAAGAAGCAGGTCTAAAAATGGCACTGGGGGAAAATCCAAAGCTTACCTACAGAGAGAAGAAGACCTTTCCATCGACAAGAATGGCCACTGCCGCAGTAATCAGAGAATGGTTCACAAAGGCAAAAAGATACGGAGAGGAGAAAAGGAAAAAAGAAAGGGATTTAAAACTGGAAAATATCTTAAAGGCTTTAAGAAAGGAAATACCCTGTAGAATTCACTGTCATTCGGTCCAAGACATTGAGACTGCATTAAGACTTCATGAGGAATTCGGTTTCGAAATGATATTGGAACACGCCAGTGATGCGCCCCTTGTTGCTGAAAAACTTAAGGGAAAAGTAAAGGGAATCGTCGTAGGGCCTCTTTTTGGTGTAAGTTCGAAGCCTGAGTCAAAAAATCTTAGTTTCGAAAACCCCGCGAGGCTATCGACCTATGGTATCCCTGTGGCGATCACCTCCGATCATCCATTTAACGCCCTTTATCACCTCAACCTCTATGCCGCAATGAGCTTCAAAGAGGGTCTTGATGAGATCACAGCATTCAAAGCAATAACATCCACGCCCGCTGAGTTCCTCGGTGTTGCAGATCGTGTTGGCTACATTAGAAAAGGAAACGATGCCGACATAGTTGTTTTTAATGGCCATCCCTTCGATGTAATGTCGAGGGTTGAAATGGTTTTCGTTGATGGAGTGAGGGTGGTTTGA
- a CDS encoding DJ-1/PfpI family protein, with product MDKKVLMIIAHENFRDEELLTPKQIFEKNGIKVTIASTDTTPAKGMLGAVVKPDVKVYDEDFSKYDAVVLVGGMGSPVYWDDKKLHEKLIKFYQDETKILAAICLAPGTLARAGLLKGKKATIWKSASDEITKGGGTYTGKPVERDGRIITGNGPDAAKSFAEEILKALQGK from the coding sequence ATGGACAAGAAGGTCCTGATGATCATTGCTCACGAGAACTTTCGAGATGAGGAGCTACTTACACCCAAACAGATCTTCGAAAAGAACGGCATAAAGGTTACGATTGCATCTACTGATACAACACCGGCAAAAGGGATGCTTGGTGCAGTAGTAAAACCCGACGTAAAGGTTTACGACGAAGATTTTTCCAAATACGATGCCGTTGTCCTTGTAGGTGGAATGGGATCACCGGTTTATTGGGATGATAAAAAATTGCACGAAAAACTGATTAAATTTTACCAAGACGAAACCAAGATCCTTGCCGCTATCTGCCTCGCTCCAGGGACCCTCGCAAGGGCTGGGCTTCTAAAAGGCAAAAAGGCTACTATTTGGAAATCCGCCAGTGATGAAATTACAAAAGGTGGTGGAACCTACACTGGAAAGCCCGTTGAAAGGGATGGCAGAATAATAACAGGAAACGGACCCGACGCAGCTAAATCCTTTGCTGAAGAGATTCTTAAGGCGTTACAGGGCAAATAA
- a CDS encoding sodium-dependent transporter, which translates to MEEAKWSGRTAFVLASIGSAVGLGNVWRFPYIAYKFGGGAFIVAYIIALILIGIPMLLLEFSIGYKFKGSAPYSMAKLSNEKRLPINFEWLGWFAVFVGFGIVTYYSVIMGWSFDYLYYSLNTAWGENTKEFFFQKVLGLTSGVFELGKVQWPIVLGLLVSWVWIVFSIWKGARTVGKVVYVTVTMPWILLLIFVIRGLTLPGAVQGINYYLTPNWKELLNPALWHAAISQIFFSLTVGFGVMIAYASFLPEGSDIVNNAILVALADAATAFVAGFAVFSTLGYYAQLQGVSVAEVARGGPELAFVTYPTIISKLPLAPLFGVFFFLMLLTLAIDSAFSLVEAFITALMDKFGTKREYTNIGVAILAFLIGIIYTTGAGLYWLDIVDHFMNHFGLFTVAFLESILIGWFYGSEEMREFANSVSDRPIGKWWNISVKFIVPLSSLIIFVSALKERIREPYGGYPRLAEVIGGWAVLAIFLILAIYFTTRKTKRVFK; encoded by the coding sequence ATGGAAGAGGCAAAGTGGAGTGGGAGAACTGCTTTTGTTCTCGCATCGATCGGATCCGCCGTAGGATTGGGCAATGTTTGGAGGTTTCCATACATTGCCTATAAATTTGGCGGAGGTGCATTCATCGTTGCCTATATTATTGCCTTAATTTTAATAGGTATTCCTATGCTGTTGCTTGAATTCTCCATTGGTTACAAGTTTAAGGGGTCTGCTCCCTATTCCATGGCAAAATTGAGCAATGAGAAAAGACTCCCGATAAATTTTGAGTGGCTCGGATGGTTTGCAGTTTTCGTTGGATTTGGAATCGTGACCTATTACTCTGTCATTATGGGTTGGTCCTTTGATTATCTTTACTATTCACTAAACACGGCCTGGGGTGAAAATACGAAGGAATTTTTCTTTCAGAAAGTTCTTGGTTTAACAAGCGGCGTATTTGAGCTTGGGAAAGTGCAATGGCCCATTGTTTTAGGGCTTTTAGTTAGCTGGGTATGGATAGTCTTCTCCATTTGGAAGGGGGCAAGGACCGTTGGAAAGGTGGTTTATGTAACCGTTACAATGCCTTGGATTCTTTTGTTAATCTTCGTCATAAGAGGTTTGACTTTACCTGGCGCCGTGCAAGGGATAAACTACTATCTGACACCCAATTGGAAGGAGCTTTTGAATCCAGCATTGTGGCATGCCGCAATTTCCCAAATATTTTTCTCTCTAACGGTGGGTTTCGGGGTAATGATTGCATACGCAAGTTTCTTGCCAGAAGGCTCTGACATAGTAAACAACGCGATTTTGGTCGCCCTCGCTGACGCTGCAACTGCCTTCGTAGCGGGTTTTGCGGTGTTTTCAACCCTCGGTTATTATGCTCAGCTTCAAGGAGTCTCCGTTGCCGAGGTGGCAAGAGGGGGACCTGAACTTGCCTTTGTTACATATCCTACTATCATTTCAAAGTTGCCCCTCGCCCCACTATTTGGAGTATTCTTCTTTCTCATGCTCTTGACCCTTGCCATAGATTCTGCCTTCTCCTTAGTTGAGGCTTTTATCACTGCCCTTATGGATAAATTTGGTACCAAAAGGGAATACACAAATATCGGTGTTGCAATTCTTGCTTTTCTCATCGGTATTATTTATACAACTGGTGCGGGCCTATACTGGCTCGATATTGTTGACCACTTTATGAACCACTTTGGCCTTTTTACCGTGGCCTTCTTGGAAAGTATTTTGATTGGCTGGTTTTACGGTTCTGAGGAGATGAGAGAGTTTGCAAATTCGGTTTCTGACCGTCCCATAGGTAAATGGTGGAATATTTCAGTTAAGTTTATAGTGCCTCTATCTTCTTTGATTATTTTTGTATCTGCTTTGAAGGAAAGAATAAGGGAACCTTATGGTGGATACCCCCGTCTTGCAGAGGTCATCGGCGGGTGGGCAGTTCTTGCGATTTTCTTAATTCTGGCAATTTATTTTACAACTCGAAAAACAAAAAGAGTCTTTAAATGA
- a CDS encoding amidohydrolase has protein sequence MEKLLIIKGGKIFTMEGAPLEGGYVVIKNGKIEDVTPRMEVPKDAKVIDAADSFIYPGFIDIHTHTGLWEEGVNIEGSDGNEATDPVTPHVRAIDGINFHDDGFKEAISSGVTTVNIMPGSANVIGGQGVATKTTGEILLNPSGIKMALGENPKRVYSSQKKLPSTRLGNAAILRKALIDTLNYIEKKKKDKKAFDFKLEPLVGLFEGKYPARIHSHREDDILTALRIMKEFGIKFVIEHSTEGHFIAEILAKEQVPCALGPTITTRIKQELKFRTPETARIYEEKGVLFAFTTDFPVLPHYGLFYSAQIAVRHGLSEEMALKALTINGAKILGLDHRIGSLKKGKDADIVITNKEVLDPRFRVKMTIISGEIVYEHKSREDLYI, from the coding sequence ATGGAAAAACTTTTAATCATAAAAGGTGGTAAAATTTTCACCATGGAGGGCGCACCCCTCGAAGGTGGCTATGTGGTGATTAAAAATGGTAAAATTGAAGATGTCACCCCGAGGATGGAAGTTCCTAAAGATGCAAAGGTGATTGACGCAGCAGATAGCTTCATTTACCCTGGATTCATTGACATTCACACCCATACTGGCTTATGGGAGGAAGGAGTCAATATTGAGGGTTCCGATGGCAATGAGGCAACAGACCCTGTAACTCCTCATGTCAGAGCCATCGACGGGATCAACTTCCACGATGATGGATTCAAAGAGGCGATTTCTTCCGGTGTCACAACAGTCAACATAATGCCCGGAAGCGCCAATGTAATTGGCGGTCAGGGCGTTGCCACAAAGACAACGGGCGAAATCCTTTTGAATCCCTCTGGCATCAAAATGGCCCTCGGTGAAAACCCCAAAAGGGTTTACTCCTCTCAGAAAAAGTTGCCATCTACGAGGCTTGGCAACGCCGCTATTTTGAGAAAGGCCCTCATCGACACCCTTAATTACATCGAGAAGAAAAAGAAGGACAAGAAGGCCTTTGATTTCAAACTCGAACCCTTGGTTGGCCTTTTTGAGGGGAAATACCCTGCACGAATTCACTCCCACAGGGAGGATGACATCCTCACCGCCCTCAGAATAATGAAAGAATTCGGAATAAAATTTGTGATTGAGCATTCTACAGAAGGACATTTCATTGCAGAAATCCTAGCTAAGGAACAGGTGCCCTGTGCCCTCGGTCCTACAATAACTACAAGAATAAAACAGGAACTCAAATTCAGAACTCCCGAAACTGCAAGGATTTACGAAGAAAAGGGCGTTCTTTTCGCCTTCACCACCGACTTTCCCGTCCTTCCCCACTACGGTCTCTTTTACTCCGCCCAAATCGCAGTGAGACATGGCCTTTCAGAAGAAATGGCCTTAAAGGCACTAACAATAAACGGCGCAAAAATCCTCGGCCTTGACCACAGGATAGGGAGCCTGAAAAAAGGGAAAGATGCCGATATCGTTATAACTAACAAAGAAGTCCTGGATCCCAGATTTCGTGTAAAAATGACCATCATCAGCGGCGAAATTGTCTATGAACACAAATCAAGAGAGGACCTCTATATTTAG
- a CDS encoding UDP-2,3-diacylglucosamine diphosphatase — protein sequence MILVLGDLHIGVGGQEEKAEKLRRIFDNFKELEAVVFLGDVFDFYFECPEKVEEIYGDYFHLFQQFTKSTPVFYIQGNHDFFPLKKLEQIGFTIISGELVLEKWGKRMLFTHGDLLSVRGKMTRRFLTFPLWQSLMKFLPCDFTYAIARKISRWSRGRSSAKPLKEKNFKKVEKLLSHYDIVVTAHFHRPMLRRYGDKIYANPGDWLTYFTFMTISSELLTLWKLEGSLIVKVEEVKI from the coding sequence GTGATTCTTGTTCTCGGCGATTTGCACATAGGGGTTGGGGGTCAGGAGGAGAAAGCAGAGAAGCTAAGGCGAATCTTCGACAATTTCAAGGAACTCGAAGCCGTTGTATTCCTTGGTGATGTTTTTGATTTTTACTTTGAGTGCCCCGAAAAGGTTGAGGAGATTTACGGTGATTATTTTCACCTTTTCCAGCAGTTTACAAAGTCTACCCCCGTATTTTATATTCAGGGCAACCATGACTTCTTTCCCTTAAAAAAGTTAGAACAGATTGGCTTTACGATAATCTCAGGGGAGCTGGTCCTGGAAAAATGGGGTAAAAGGATGCTCTTTACTCATGGTGACCTTTTATCTGTGAGGGGGAAAATGACAAGGCGTTTTTTGACTTTTCCCCTCTGGCAAAGCTTGATGAAATTTTTGCCCTGCGATTTTACCTATGCTATTGCAAGGAAAATCTCCCGATGGTCAAGAGGCCGTTCTTCTGCAAAACCTTTAAAGGAGAAAAATTTCAAAAAAGTAGAAAAACTGTTAAGCCACTACGATATTGTTGTAACTGCCCATTTTCATAGGCCGATGTTAAGACGATACGGTGATAAAATCTACGCAAATCCTGGTGATTGGCTAACCTACTTTACCTTTATGACTATTTCTTCAGAACTTCTCACCCTTTGGAAATTGGAAGGCTCTTTGATTGTTAAGGTGGAAGAAGTTAAAATTTAG
- the sppA gene encoding signal peptide peptidase SppA, translating into MKKKWWLWLLIGIGIIYVIAGFAITNLEENLAVVRINGTISSSKEIVDEIDGYAKKESVRGLLLLINSPGGGIVPSDEIYRSILRFKQKGKPVVAYFGTVAASGGYYIACASDYIVSHPLSLTGSIGTIIEYPVVKGLLDKVGVEFVVIKSGRVKDIASPFKKLSEEERRILQNIIEQGYNNFVDVVAKGRNLPRDSVLRIADGRVLTGNDAFKLGLVDTVGDEVLAKERLRELAKVKGPVRWVERKKLPLILRYLNLDEVIKSPLEVKFDYRMVLQ; encoded by the coding sequence ATGAAGAAAAAATGGTGGTTGTGGCTGCTTATTGGAATAGGGATAATTTACGTAATTGCGGGTTTTGCAATTACCAACCTTGAAGAAAATCTGGCCGTTGTCAGAATCAATGGTACTATTTCCAGTTCTAAGGAGATTGTCGATGAGATCGATGGCTATGCAAAAAAGGAAAGTGTGCGGGGTCTCCTTTTGCTTATAAACTCGCCCGGTGGTGGGATTGTGCCTTCCGATGAGATTTACAGAAGCATTTTGAGATTCAAGCAAAAAGGAAAGCCCGTAGTTGCCTATTTTGGGACGGTTGCCGCTTCAGGTGGTTACTATATTGCCTGTGCCTCTGACTATATAGTCTCTCATCCGCTTTCTTTGACAGGTTCCATTGGAACTATTATTGAATATCCTGTGGTCAAAGGACTTCTGGATAAAGTGGGAGTTGAATTCGTGGTAATAAAATCGGGAAGGGTAAAGGACATCGCCTCTCCTTTTAAAAAACTCTCTGAAGAGGAGCGTAGAATTTTACAAAATATCATCGAGCAAGGGTATAATAACTTTGTCGACGTAGTTGCGAAGGGGAGAAATCTTCCCAGGGATTCGGTTTTGAGGATTGCCGATGGAAGGGTTTTAACTGGTAACGATGCCTTTAAGCTCGGTCTTGTTGATACCGTTGGAGATGAGGTCCTCGCTAAGGAAAGATTAAGAGAGCTGGCGAAGGTTAAAGGACCGGTCCGCTGGGTTGAAAGAAAAAAGTTACCGCTTATTTTAAGGTATCTTAATCTTGATGAGGTTATTAAAAGTCCCTTGGAAGTGAAATTTGATTACAGGATGGTGCTTCAATGA